From Candidatus Vondammii sp. HM_W22, one genomic window encodes:
- a CDS encoding ArsB/NhaD family transporter: protein MLISLAILVGSYILIFSELLHRTSAAILGAVVMVWIGMLGGFYSQESAIQAIDGNTIFLLAAMMMVVAMLRSTGAFEYLAIRMTKLARGDARLLLLYLCLGVSLISMVLDNVTTVIVFAPLTVLTCRLLERNPMPFLMAEAMLSNIGGAATLVGDPPNIMIGSAAGIDFTRFLTHMGPPIVLVWIGAVGLLMLLFRRELAKGGKQGVVELDERQAIKDPSALIRVLISLAVIVILFFVHHHLHLYPAYVAFIGLSLALLLLRPQPDGLFGEVNWSVLVFFCGLFVIVGGVEASGLLEYLGRRLAPIASDPGKLLMASLFLMWMAAILSAIVDNIPFTVTMIPIILSLESQGVNITPFWWALSIGVGLGGNGSHIGATANLIVVAESEKCGILEARISPMQWLRVGLPVTLIGLLLATLVFVLFFDFFTAS from the coding sequence GCCAGGAATCTGCCATTCAGGCAATCGACGGCAATACTATTTTTCTACTGGCCGCTATGATGATGGTGGTGGCCATGCTGCGTTCCACCGGTGCTTTTGAATATCTGGCCATCCGTATGACCAAACTGGCCCGGGGTGATGCCCGGTTGCTGCTGCTTTATCTGTGCCTTGGTGTCAGCCTGATCAGCATGGTTCTTGATAACGTCACCACGGTGATCGTTTTTGCCCCGCTGACCGTGCTCACCTGTCGACTGCTCGAACGCAATCCCATGCCTTTCCTTATGGCGGAGGCCATGTTGTCGAATATCGGTGGTGCCGCAACCCTGGTGGGTGATCCGCCCAATATTATGATTGGTAGCGCCGCCGGCATAGATTTTACCCGCTTCCTGACCCATATGGGCCCACCGATTGTGTTGGTCTGGATAGGTGCCGTTGGTCTGTTGATGCTGCTGTTTCGCAGGGAGCTGGCCAAGGGAGGGAAACAAGGCGTGGTGGAGTTGGATGAGCGGCAGGCGATCAAGGATCCCTCGGCTCTGATCCGGGTGCTTATCTCGCTTGCCGTGATTGTGATTCTGTTTTTTGTCCACCACCATTTGCATCTCTATCCCGCCTATGTGGCGTTCATCGGCCTGTCGCTGGCGTTGCTGTTGCTGAGACCTCAGCCCGATGGACTGTTCGGTGAAGTGAACTGGTCCGTTCTGGTCTTCTTCTGCGGGCTGTTTGTGATTGTCGGCGGGGTTGAGGCATCCGGTCTGCTGGAGTATCTGGGGCGGAGGTTGGCTCCCATCGCAAGCGACCCTGGGAAATTACTGATGGCCTCGTTGTTTCTTATGTGGATGGCCGCTATTCTCAGTGCGATAGTTGATAACATCCCTTTTACCGTCACTATGATTCCCATTATCCTCAGCCTGGAGAGTCAGGGCGTCAATATCACGCCTTTCTGGTGGGCACTGTCGATAGGCGTCGGGTTGGGGGGTAATGGAAGCCACATCGGGGCGACGGCGAATCTGATTGTTGTTGCAGAGTCGGAAAAGTGTGGTATCCTAGAGGCCCGTATTTCGCCCATGCAGTGGCTGCGGGTGGGGTTGCCAGTTACCCTGATTGGCCTATTGCTGGCGACTCTTGTTTTTGTCCTTTTCTTTGATTTCTTTACCGCTTCATAA
- a CDS encoding phosphoribulokinase: MSRKHPIVAVTGSSGAGTTTVKRAFEHIFFRDGFKPAVIEGDSFHRYTRVEMREKMTGGMSHFGPEANRFDKIEALFKSYAETGTGDKRYYLHSQEEAAKHNARLGCDQKPGEFTPWEKIVEGTDLLFYEGLHGLVEDGNDNVAQHVDLGVGVVPIVNLEWIQKIFRDNAERGYSEEAIVDTILRRMPDYINHVTPQFSRTDINFQRVPTVDTSNPFIARDVPLPDESFVVIRFKEPKKFNTDFPYLLSMIDSSFMSRRNSIVVPGGKMGFSMEIILQPIIEQLMDNKGS, from the coding sequence ATGTCCAGAAAACACCCTATCGTTGCAGTGACTGGCTCCTCAGGCGCGGGCACCACTACCGTCAAGCGCGCCTTTGAGCACATCTTTTTCCGCGACGGCTTCAAGCCTGCCGTTATCGAAGGAGACAGCTTTCACCGCTATACCCGCGTTGAGATGCGCGAGAAAATGACCGGCGGCATGAGCCATTTCGGCCCTGAGGCAAACCGCTTCGATAAAATCGAAGCGCTGTTCAAAAGCTATGCCGAGACCGGTACGGGAGACAAACGCTACTATCTTCACAGCCAGGAAGAAGCTGCTAAGCATAATGCACGCCTTGGCTGTGATCAAAAGCCCGGTGAGTTCACCCCTTGGGAAAAAATCGTAGAGGGAACCGATCTGCTGTTTTATGAAGGACTGCACGGCTTGGTGGAAGACGGGAATGACAACGTCGCCCAGCATGTGGATCTGGGGGTCGGCGTGGTACCCATCGTCAATCTCGAGTGGATCCAGAAAATTTTCCGTGACAACGCAGAGCGTGGCTACAGCGAAGAGGCCATCGTCGATACCATCCTGCGACGTATGCCTGACTACATCAACCACGTCACACCACAGTTCTCGCGCACAGACATCAACTTCCAGCGGGTACCGACAGTGGATACCTCCAACCCGTTTATCGCCCGTGACGTCCCGCTGCCGGACGAGAGCTTTGTGGTCATCCGTTTCAAAGAGCCAAAGAAATTCAACACTGACTTTCCCTATCTGCTCTCAATGATTGATAGCTCATTTATGTCACGCCGCAACTCCATCGTGGTGCCCGGCGGCAAAATGGGTTTTTCCATGGAGATCATACTGCAGCCGATCATTGAGCAGCTGATGGATAATAAAGGCAGCTGA